One Helianthus annuus cultivar XRQ/B chromosome 12, HanXRQr2.0-SUNRISE, whole genome shotgun sequence genomic region harbors:
- the LOC110895249 gene encoding F-box protein At3g07870: MDSRFEIEPICKKPKLVKGEDQDSILMIKNLKNEEDSCSGFDLLPRDLLLDVLIRLPISSLIQFRFVNKSCYTLSHDPELPGLHHPVAAKADPMLVFHCDYPIRNQLYFVEYDGDHGGDRVVRKISTPFCGAMPEFNVVGSCNGLLCLSDSLYGEPVYVFNPFTRNYLELPKCRQFQDQEVVFGFGFHPGTNEYKVVRIVYYRTTNRLNRNNRSYPRSEVNVLTIGKPNLNGNESESKDGWRCLGKVPYQLDRQAKEVVVVNGRLHWVSRPGRLGGLPGRTIVSFDLEDEKFKLVSKPVNRSNYHLAVIDDCLASAVSCGYGKLEIWVMKEYDVKESWTKLFNIHGAYLAKVLSHDYRIWRKAVHGKMVRVLCVLKNGEILMEYRGGNLVKYDPKWKEFKDVVFHGMPELFQTVVHVGSLNWTHTPI; encoded by the coding sequence ATGGATTCAAGATTTGAAATTGAACCCATATGCAAGAAACCAAAACTTGTAAAGGGTGAAGATCAAGATTCAATCTTGATGATCAAGAATCTCAAGAATGAAGAAGATTCTTGTTCTGGGTTTGATCTTTTACCAAGAGATTTGCTTCTTGATGTTCTTATCAGGCTGCCCATATCATCACTTATTCAATTCAGGTTTGTTAACAAATCATGTTACACTTTGTCTCATGATCCTGAGCTACCTGGGCTTCACCACCCTGTGGCTGCAAAAGCAGACCCCATGTTGGTGTTTCACTGTGATTATCCTATCAGAAACCAGCTTTACTTTGTTGAGTATGATGGTGATCATGGTGGTGATAGGGTTGTGAGGAAGATATCTACACCATTTTGTGGTGCCATGCCAGAATTCAATGTTGTGGGATCTTGCAATGGGTTGTTGTGTTTGTCTGATTCATTGTATGGTGAACCGGTTTATGTGTTTAACCCGTTTACTCGAAACTATCTGGAGTTACCTAAATGTAGGCAGTTTCAGGATCAGGAAGTGGTGTTTGGCTTTGGTTTTCATCCGGGTACGAATGAGTATAAGGTGGTTAGGATTGTGTATTACAGGACGACGAATCGGTTGAACCGAAACAACAGGAGTTACCCGAGATCCGAGGTTAACGTGCTAACCATTGGGAAACCGAACTTGAATGGGAACGAGAGCGAAAGCAAGGACGGTTGGAGATGCCTTGGGAAAGTGCCGTACCAGCTCGACCGTCAAGCGAAGGAAGTGGTGGTGGTGAATGGGAGACTTCATTGGGTGAGCCGCCCTGGGCGGCTCGGTGGGCTACCAGGTCGAACGATTGTGTCGTTCGACCTGGAAGACGAGAAGTTTAAACTGGTTTCCAAGCCGGTTAACCGCAGCAACTACCACCTAGCAGTGATTGACGACTGTCTAGCGTCGGCGGTGTCGTGTGGGTATGGGAAGTTGGAGATCTGGGTGATGAAGGAATACGATGTTAAAGAGTCGTGGACGAAGCTTTTTAACATCCATGGCGCGTATTTGGCTAAAGTTTTGAGTCATGACTATAGGATATGGCGGAAAGCGGTGCACGGGAAGATggttagggttttgtgtgtgttgaaGAATGGGGAGATATTGATGGAGTATAGAGGAGGGAACTTGGTGAAGTATGATCCAAAATGGAAGGAGTTTAAGGATGTTGTGTTTCATGGGATGCCTGAGTTGTTTCAAACAGTTGTACATGTTGGTAGCCTTAATTGGACTCATACACCAATTTAG